Below is a genomic region from Equus caballus isolate H_3958 breed thoroughbred chromosome X, TB-T2T, whole genome shotgun sequence.
AGGGGAAGAGTGGTAGGAGGTGAAAGAGAGGTAAGAGAGGGGCGGACTGGGAGGGCCTTTGGTGTGTACTCTGAGTAAGAAAGCTGTTgcagtggttccagcaagcaGTGACTGGGGCGGCTTGGACTAGGGCGGTGGTATTGGTAGTGATAAGAGGGTAGATTCTGGAGACGTAAACATCGCCTCAGTGTAGTAGAGGAAGCTCTAAGGTAGAGGTTTGGGAGTGCAGAAAATAGACGATGTCTGAGCTGTGGTGAGCCAGTTGAAGAAAGTGGGAAGGACTTTCCAGACAGGGGGATCACCACAAGCAAAGGCTTGGAGCCAGGATGTGTTCAAAGTAACTTCCAGCAATTTGGTAGGATCAGAGTGTAATGTTTGAAAAAGCTCACTGGAGGGAGGCTGGCTGGAGAGAGGGGTCCCATAGGCCCACCTGCTGGGGACTCTGGGGCTGCCTTTGAAGAGATTAAGCAAGGGAGTGTTGTAGATAGATGTGCTAGATTGGTTGCAGCCTGGAGGACTGACTTAGTAGGGGCCAGACTGGACATGGTGATCCTGCAAAGCATTGTTGAGGAGATCTAGAAGGATTGGATGCCAGGACTATTGCAGGAGCCTCCTCCTGGCTGGACTGCTGCTTGctcccttgccccctcccccagtctgTTCTTTGCGGAGCAGCCAGAAGGATCCTGTTAAGTCCTAAGTCCGACCACATCCCtgctctgctcagaaccctcccaAAGCTCCCTCTTCACCAGAGTCCTCACCATGGCCCAGAATGCCTGCCTTGGCCTGGCCCCCGCCACTTCTCTGGCCTTGCCTCCTAcgcacactccactttagcgTGGCGAGGTGGCCCCTGATGGCCTACCCCATGTCTTCTCTCCCCAGAAATGTGAGAGCTGCTTGCCACCTGAGTTCCGCTCTTTTGCTGTGGACCCCCAGATCACCTCCCTCGATGTCTTACAGCACATCCTCATCCGAGCCTTTGACTTGAACGGGTGAGTGATGGGGTGCTGGGGACCGGCTCGCGGGCCCCCCACCTCAGCAGCAGTCGTTTGGCTTCTGCATTGTTGTTGTCTGGTAGGGTTTTtgtgtgttgtttgttttttataaataatcCCACGGTGAACAGCCATATTTGCACATCTTGAACTGTTTGGGGAAATCTAGTCATAGGATGAATTCCTCGCAGTGGTATTGCTGGCTTAAGGGCTGTACGCTTTTTAAAATGCCAGTGGATGGTTCCAAAATGCTCTCCTGACAGGTTTCACCAATTTACCATCTCACCAGCAGCATGTAAAAATGCCTGTTTCCCTCACAAACACTGGTTACTGGAAAACACTGGAAAATTTGCCAACTTGATAGTTGAAAAGTGGTGTCTCTTGGGGGCAGGTGTGATGGTTATTTTGTTGTGGTGGTTATTTTGGAGGAATATGCGCACATGGCAACAAACTCAAAGAGTGCAAACGTGATTGCTGTTGAGGATGTTTCCATGGTTACAGTAGTTATCACACAACATACTTCTTTGCACAGTTGTGCCAGTGTATCTGAGGAACAAATTCTTAGTTGTTATTTGACTTTTCTTGCATAAGCATTTTTTGTTGTGAAAAATAACATAcagattgctttattttttatgcaGTAAGAAGGCTGCTTTCTTCCTACTTCTGTCCCTCAGCTACCCTGTTACCCTCCCTAGGGGGGACCAACATTTTACCAGTTTCCAATGTGCTCTCCAGATACAAGCAGGTGTGTAtctgtttctgtgtttgtgtAACAAAGTGGAGATAAACGATCTGACCTCAGGGTGCCCGCAGTCCTTGGCACAGTACCCAGCACATAGTGGGAAGTTGTTTTCAGCACCTTCTGTCTTCCCCTGCTTCTTTTGGAAACTGTCCCTGGGGCCTCCAGGAAACTGGGGCACTGAGCTGCCACGCCTCTTCTGTCCAGGAAGAAGAACTTTGGCATCAACTACCTGGGCCGGGATCGGCTGGGGCAGGAAGCTTACCTCTCACTCCTGTCTGACTGGGACCTCAGCATGGCCTTTGCCACCGCCTCCAAACCTTACCTGCAGCTGCGTGTAGATATTCGGCCCACTGAGGACAGTGAGTACCTGGCATCCCAGAGGCACTGCTCTGGGACCCACCCTTTCCCGATAGGATGACTCCACCCCTTGCAATACCCTCCCTCACAGTGGGCTAGGGAGGAAGGTATCCTAGGTCCAAACCTGGCTTGGCcactgggcctcaatttcttcacctgtaagGTAGAGATAATGATATCTTAAGGCCACCATGAGGATTAATCAGGGAAATTCATGTAAAATGCCGGAAACAGTGCATGGCTACATAATGAATGCTCAAAAAGTATTAGCTCTGATAACAATAATTATCATACTATATTTACCATTATGGCATATAATCTAGTAATGTATATTACAATTATTTAATTCAACATAACAATAGAGCTGTAGTGTTGTCTGTTTCAGTTATTATAATGTGTAACTAGAATAATGCTGATTATAATAAAAGTagttgtatttattcattcacttgttctGCACTCATATACATTTGTTTGCACTCttgctcactcattcatttgttccctGGAACTCTCAGGCACTTCTCATATTTGTTCCCCAACTCTGGCCTGTGCTGGTCCCTGGGAGCACACAGATCAATTAAGACATGctccccaggggccggcccagtggcgcagcggttaagtgcgcacgttccgcttctcggcggcccgggtttcaccagtttgggtcccgggtgcagacatggcaccgcttggcatgccatgctgtggtaggcatcccacatataaagtagaggaagatgagcacagatgttagctcagggccagtcttcctcagcaaaaagaggaggattggcagcagatgttagctcagggctaatcttcctcaaaaaaaaaaagacatgctcCCCAAATGTGATTATGGACCATACATTAGATATTAGTGTTATATTTCCTGGGTATGGTAATGTATCATGGTTATTGAAGGAAAATGTCCTTGTTCTCAGGAAAAACACAGTTAAGTATTAAGGGGTAAAGTGTCATAATGTCTGCAAATAATCCAgcaaaaaataatatgtatatatacagaggGAGCGAGATGAGGCACATGTGGCAAAAATGTGAACAGTTAGGAGACCTAGATGAAGGATGTGTGAATGTTTGATGTATTCCTCTTTCTAACTTTATTgaagatttgaaaatttttttttttaaagattttattttttcctttttctccccaaagccccccagtacatagttgtatattcttggttgtgggtccttctagttgtggcatgtgggacgctgcctcagcgtggtttgatgagcagtgccatgtccgcgcccaggattcgaaccaacgaaacactgggctgcctgcagcagagcgcgcgaacttaaccactcggccacggggccagccccgatttgaaaattttttaaataaaaagttgcGGATTGGAAGGCATGGTTCCCAGCCTCGGGGAACTCATGTGCCCATTTGGGATGACTGAGGCATTTTATTAATGTCATAGTAACATATAAATAGCTAACATGGGTTGAACACTTGGGGCCATTCTACACACATAATATTTATTCATTGGATTGTCAAAACAGTCCTACAGGCTAGGACTGATCATTATCCTCATCTTatagatggggaagctgaggctcagagaggggacagGATTTGTCCATGTCACAGAGACAGTGAGTGGaggagcaggatttgaacccaggtagtggCTGAACTGACTCCAGAGTCCTTGCTCTTAACCTTTTGACTCTACAAAATTTTGGGCTTGTTAAGATTGACATCCTTGAgaaaaagagacaagagaaaaagggagataggcagagagagagagaaacaagagtcagagagaaaggtgatggagacaggcagagagacaAGTGGAAAAAAACAAGTAGCCAGAGACACAGGAACCTCTGCCACTGAGTAGCCCTATGTGCTTAGGTCAGTCGCTTAATTAATTCCCCAAGCCTCATTTGCTCAGCTGTAAAGTAGACATAGTAGCAGTATTTCAGTAAAGAAATCAAATCTGCTCAGCTAATAAACATGTGAAGAAAACCCCAACTTTATAAGAACTGAGAGGAATGCAAATAAAGCAGAGAGATGCACACCCATCAGTTTGgcaaaaagacatttaaaagtctttttttaaaaaaagcatcaGCTTTCCGGTTATTGATGAGTCTGTTCTTTTCCTGCTGTTGTCTTATTTACCAAATTCCTGCGTATACATGGGTTTGTTTCTGAATTCCTGATCCTCTTATATTGATCTCTTGTTAAATCCTAACCCAGTTCCATCTTGTTTTAATCACATAGCTTTTGAtatgttttaatgttttcctttttaaaaatatttcttgaacattcTTGTGCGCTTActgttcttttcatttaataGAATTAGCTTATCATTGCTTTAAGATCCTAATGGGAATTTGATTGGagttgcattttttaaagaaactaatttttaatCCCCAGTAAATACATCCTCcttattaaaaattatgaaaacatttcaaataatgcTGGTCTTTTGGAACCACTATGCCTAATCTTAACTCCCTGCCCTTTTGCCCTGCAGGAACCACTTTGATCAGTTTGATACGTAACCTTGCAGGtcctttatttattcactcagacaggcacacacacaaatttatcCACATACAGAGATACAAAGTAGATTcgtatttgtatatatacacagatgGTGTGTGTTTaacataaatggtatcatactcTACATTCATAAGTATCCAATAGATGGAGCTGTTGTGAATATTATTAAGGCATTCTTGTGATCATGTTCATGACTGTGAAAGCAACAGGAATGTTGTGACCACTTGGACGGCCCGGTCCCTCTTTCTAAGGAAAAGTCAGTTTCTGTCACCTCTACAATTAGGGGATTACCGCGCCTAGACCTTCAGCCAATGTGTGCATTGGTGATCTGAATCCTCCTTCTGtcatatgtattgcaaatattttttctcagcttatattttgttttatggctTTGTGGTGTCTTTTTTTGTcctctcaaaaattaaaatttgtatgCAGCCTTATACCTATATTGATGTTTTCCCTTATGATTTCTGAGTTTTTCCTCTTACTTTGAAGCATCTTCTCCATCCGCAATCTTATATAAATATtctcttacattttattttaatatgcttattttcttttttacatataaatCTCTACTCTGTCAACATTGTGATAAGTAGacctagctttttaaaaaattccacatAGTCAGTTATgccagcatcatttattaaataaccaCCTTTTCTACACTGATTGGAAATGCCGCTTTTGTCATATACTGAGTTCCCCTATGaacttggatttatttctgggctttctattgcATTCCACTGGTTGGCTCCATTTGTCTATTGCTATGCTAACACCATATTTTTAGCACAGTGGTTTTGTGGTAAATTTTAATAAGGCAAGCATTACCATCCTCCCACTATTCTTTTTTTGGCTCATCtttttcttaactatttttaaatgtgaattctTTCATATGaaccttaaaataattttatccagTTCCAGGAAAAACCCCATTAGATTTCTAATTGGCATTGCACAGAATCTATATGTTAATTTAGAGTTTGGGAAGTCTGACAATTTTATGATGGGGAGATGTAGTGCGTATAGCATGTATTATGGAATACCACAAGCGGGGCCTGGGGCAGCACCCCATCATGAAACACTGGAATGTTTCTTCAGGGACGTGTGTATATGCACACTTAGTGGGTTACATGAAGACCATATATAGTCTCATGTCAGTTCAGATCAGCTTTGGCCACTAGATGAGTTTGTGCTTGTggaaatcctttgcccattttactaatgggttcttttttcctttctttaatcgATAAAGAATGGCTCTCTTTCCCTGGAACATTTCTGGCCTTGAGCGGTGCTTTTTCTGACATTCACGTTGCTGCtcttgctttctgtttgtttgtgtttGCCAGGTATGCCTTTAGGTTTCTTCAGTTTGCAACCTTTCTTTGTCACCTAGTTCAAGGTATGTCTCATAAAAACTTCACCGCTggatttatgcttttttttttttttggacacaAATGGCAGTGAAATCTTTAGGCCATTTTTTCCCTCCAGTGTCTCCCACCCTACCTGGCCCTTGAAATGGAAGCTTTAGAACACttcaaattcttcttcttcttctgatcCCTAACCCTTAACTTCTGGGTTTTACTTAGatagtaattatttttctttttaaattccagcctctcattatcttttctttataGTAGGTTACTTATGTTTCAGGAATCCTAATGTACCACTTAATATTACAAACTCCCCATCACAGTATCTGTGTCATTTTCTGTTTAACTGTATATATGAAGCACCTGGAGGGactggcccatggccaagtgcttaagttcgcgtgctccgcttcggcggcccagggtttcgcccgttcggatcctgggcatggtcatgacaccgctcatcaagccacgctgaggcggcatcccacatgccacagctagaaggacccacaactaaaaatatacagctatgtaccggggggctttggggagaaaaaggaaaaataaaatctttaaaaaaaaaaagcacctggGGCCCATCACTGTTTGCCCTCCCTTTTGCCTCCCCCACCTTGAGCCCTTGTAGTCTCATTCAGTAGTAATTTGCTTAGAGCACTTCTTTGTTCTCCTCCAATAAGGGGCATGGGGTAGCTGGACTCTCACGATCAGAATGTCTTTCTCTGGTTGCAATAGAGACATGCTCTCTTGGCTGGGTgcagggcccttggatctcaggcatTTCTTCTCTGCTCCATGGGTGCCGTGAACCACTTGCTTCTTGCTCCCAGAGTTGTGGAACAGAAGCCCATTGCGAGTCTGACCTTTCTGTTGTAAGCGGCCTGCTTTTTGTCTTTGGAAGCTGGCAAGAGTTTTGCTTCATTCTTAGAATTGGGGCACTTCACCAGCATGTGAATAGTGAGCAGAGGCCTGTTGTATATACTGTTTCTTGATTAATCCTATCTGAGACTTGATGAcccatttcttcatctctgtGACATTTTCCTTCATACCTGTGTGATTATAATCCCAACCTGATCCCTTTTCTCCCCCTGCATTTTCTAGTATTTGCATATTGGGTCTCCTGGAGTTGCCCTCCAGGTATGTCTACTTTTTCTGCTCAAATCATCAACCTTCAGCCCTGTGCCTTGAAGGAGTTCTTATCTTTGGTCTTTCACACTGTTGACCTTCGTTTTGCCTGTTCAGTAGTGTGACCATCTTCATTTTACCTGTGAAGTGTTTTAATGCCCTGattaacattttaacaatttttttcaggcttttttttttttttttttttggtgaggaagattggccctgagctaatatctgttgccaatcttcctcttttttcttcctccccaaagccccagtacacagttgtatatcctagttgtaggtcgttctagttcttctatgtgggatgccgccacagcatggcttgatgagcggtgtgtcggtctgcgcccaggatccgaaccaatgaaccccaggccaccgaagcggagcacatgaacttaaccactcagccacagggccagctcctgatTAATGTTTTAGAAAGACCATTCTGGCGGCTGTTGGGAGAAGGTGGAGAAGGGCAAAGAGGAAGCAAGAGCTGGTTAGGAGGCAGATGCAAGAGAGAGATGTGGTGGCTGAGACAGGCCACCACATTGTGGAGATGAGAGAAGAAGTGGAATTGAAGTATGTTCTGCATGCAGAAGCCACGGGGCTTAGTGACAGTTTGGCCCTGGGAGTTGAGAGAGTGGGAGGCAGCAAGGATGTCCCTCAGGTTTCTGGCTTAAGCAACTGGAACAGATAGGGGTGCTGTTCCCTCACatgaggagcagaggaggaggtcGTGTCTGGAGTGGGTCTTGGGCTCCCGTTTTGAACCCCTTAGGTCTGCAGCGTGCTGTGAGACATCCAAGGAGAGGCAGTGACATCCAAATGTGACCTGGGGTTTGCTTCCCCCTCAGCTCTGTGGGAGAGTACAGTGGACTCCATGGAAATGCTGCTTAGGGATGGTGTTTGCCTGCAAATGACAATGGCTGGAACAAATCAAAGTTGATTTGTTTCATATAATAGAGTTTGAAAGCCACTGGACGTTGCTTTTGTCAGCTAAGCAGCTCTGTGGCCCCAGGGCTGACATCTCTTCAGTCTCTCGAATTTACGTTGAGGTGGCCAGTGCTGCTTCAGCCACTGCTTCACATTTGAGGCGAGAAGAAAGGACGTGAGGGGGAgtaaagaagacagagaaggggCGAACTTCTGCAATGTTCCATGGGCCAGAACTGGATAAAGTCAAGCATAGCATTATCTCCCCTGCCTAACATACGTGACATACGTGTTCCACAAATGCCTGTTCTAAAATCTGTCTGGGCGCTGGAGCAAGGTGAAcaaggttcagatcccagccccACCATTTCCTGGCTGTAGAATCTTGGCCACTTACTGGTTGTTCCACCCGTTTTTGTcatcgtctgtaaaatgagaatggtaATGGTAGTGCATACCGATTTGGGAGGAGGACTAGCATGAATGTGAGATTAAGAGTTTGGGTTCTCAAGCTTTGGGCCTGGGCTTCAAATTTTGGTTCTTTCACTCACTAGCTGTGGGGCCTTAGGCAACTGTCTTATCCTgactgtgcctgtttcctcatagAAAGAGGGGCGATGATAATGGTGCCTAACTTACAGATggatgtgaatattaaatgagttaatatttgcaaAGAGCTCAGAACACTTCCTGGCACTTAGCACTATGGAAGTGTTGTTTCATGTTCTTAGTATTTACATTCAAGTTAAGCCCCTGTCAGGGTACCTGGCTCATTGTAAGTGCtaataaatattactttatattattaaaatattgctATCAGAGTCTACCCAGCCATTTTGTGAGACAGTTACCCaaaacagttttaatttttgtgtgacTTGGATGACATGGGAAGAGAGAGTGGGAGCCGTCTGTTGCCCTGTGGGTGGCCCGGCTTTGGTAGGAGAGGAACCTGGCCCTGAGGTCTGGGTTTCTCATTCCCATTCTCACATCACATCATTCTGTGTGCCCAGGCCCGCTGCTGGAGGACTGGGACATTATCAGCCCCAAGGATGTCATTGGCTCCGACGTGCTGCTGGCTGAGAAACGGTCATCGCTGACGACAGCTGCCCTGCCCTTCACACAGTCAATACTCTCTCAGGTGGTTTCTGGGACCCCTGGGGCCCAGCTAGGGTTGGAGGGCAGGGCCTACCTGGCACTCCTGATTCTGAGCATTCTGGTTGGCACCTGCCCCTGTCCTGCCCAGCTGACCGGTGGCCTCTCGCCCCCTTTCCTTCACAGGTGGGCCGCACCTTGTCTAAGGTCCAGCAGGTGCTAAGCTGGTCATATGGGGAAGATGTCAAGCCCTTCAAGCCACCCCTGAGCGATGCTGAGTTTCACACATACCTGAACCACGAGGGCCAGCTCTCCCGCCCCGAGGAGTTGCGCCTGCGGATCTATCATGGTGGTGTTGAGCCCTCCCTGCGGAAGGTGAGCCTCCTCGGTCACACATTGGCTCCATCACTCCTGCAGTCATGAAGAGCTCATGAGACACATGCAGGGACCACACTGTTGTGGGATGGCCGTGGAGATATTCCAGGGCAGCAAGCTCTCCTTCCAGGGGGGGGCAGGAGTCAGAGGTGGGAAGGCAGACTTTTCTGAAGGAGGACAAAGGCCCAGGGAGGGTGAGTGATGACAGATAGACACTGGGGTGTGGCAGCTCATCTGGAGAACTTCAGCCTCATCCCTTTTGTCCCTGGCCAGGTGGTGTGGCGGTACCTGCTGAATGTGTATCCAGACGGGTTGACAGGCCGTGAGCGGATGGACTACATGAAACGCAAGAGTCGCGAGTATGAGCAGCTCAAGAGCGAGTGGGCACAGCGAGCAAGCCCCGAGGACCTGGAATTCATCCGAAGTACAGTCCTCAAGGATGTCCTGCGTACTGACCGGGCCCACCCCTACTATGCAGGGCCTGAGGATGGCCCACACCTGCGAGCACTACACGACCTGCTTACCACCTATGCTGTTACCCACCCACAGGTGTCCTACTGCCAGGGCATGAGCGACCTTGCCTCGCCCATCCTTGCTGTCATGGACCACGAAGGCCATGCCTTTGTCTGCTTTTGTGGCATCATGAAGCGCCTGTCTGCGAACTTCCATCCTGATGGCCGTGCCATGGCCACCAAGTTCGCCCATCTCAAGCTGCTGCTGCGACATGCTGACCCTGACTTCTACCAGTACTTGCAAGAAGCTGGTGCTGATGATCTCTTCTTCTGTTACCGCTGGCTACTACTCGAGCTCAAGCGTGAGTTCGCCTTTGACGATGCCCTCCGCATGCTTGAGGTCACCTGGAGTTCACTGCCCCCTGATCCTCCTGAACACGAGGTAGAGCTTGTCGGACCCCCCAGCCAAGTGGCAGACACTGGTTTTGGTGGCCACAGGGGGCGGCCTGTGAGACAGAGGCACATGCTAAGGCCTGCCGGTGGAGGCCGTGCCTTCGAAGATGCTGTGGACCACTTGGCCATGACCAGCCAGGGGCCTAGTGGTGGGGGGCGTCTCCTGAGACAAGCCAGCCTGGATGACCTTCAGCAACTCAGGGATAACACAGGCCCCAGGAGGGACCCTCTGGTCCAGCTGCCCCGCCCAGCTGCCCTTATCAGCTGCAAGTCTCTCTCTGAGCCCTTGC
It encodes:
- the TBC1D25 gene encoding TBC1 domain family member 25 isoform X2; its protein translation is MLRTLKCESCLPPEFRSFAVDPQITSLDVLQHILIRAFDLNGKKNFGINYLGRDRLGQEAYLSLLSDWDLSMAFATASKPYLQLRVDIRPTEDSPLLEDWDIISPKDVIGSDVLLAEKRSSLTTAALPFTQSILSQVGRTLSKVQQVLSWSYGEDVKPFKPPLSDAEFHTYLNHEGQLSRPEELRLRIYHGGVEPSLRKVVWRYLLNVYPDGLTGRERMDYMKRKSREYEQLKSEWAQRASPEDLEFIRSTVLKDVLRTDRAHPYYAGPEDGPHLRALHDLLTTYAVTHPQVSYCQGMSDLASPILAVMDHEGHAFVCFCGIMKRLSANFHPDGRAMATKFAHLKLLLRHADPDFYQYLQEAGADDLFFCYRWLLLELKREFAFDDALRMLEVTWSSLPPDPPEHEVELVGPPSQVADTGFGGHRGRPVRQRHMLRPAGGGRAFEDAVDHLAMTSQGPSGGGRLLRQASLDDLQQLRDNTGPRRDPLVQLPRPAALISCKSLSEPLLNSPDPLLSSSSHPDSPSSSSPPSTQEASPAGDMAAGSPSMPELGSPQDPGKSLPPSPPLGLPPPQEFGRGNPFMLFLCLAILLEHRDHIMRNGLDYNELAMHFDRLVRKHHLGRVLRRAKALFADYLQSEVWDSEEGAEATAPS
- the TBC1D25 gene encoding TBC1 domain family member 25 isoform X3 — translated: MCSPDTSRKKNFGINYLGRDRLGQEAYLSLLSDWDLSMAFATASKPYLQLRVDIRPTEDSPLLEDWDIISPKDVIGSDVLLAEKRSSLTTAALPFTQSILSQVGRTLSKVQQVLSWSYGEDVKPFKPPLSDAEFHTYLNHEGQLSRPEELRLRIYHGGVEPSLRKVVWRYLLNVYPDGLTGRERMDYMKRKSREYEQLKSEWAQRASPEDLEFIRSTVLKDVLRTDRAHPYYAGPEDGPHLRALHDLLTTYAVTHPQVSYCQGMSDLASPILAVMDHEGHAFVCFCGIMKRLSANFHPDGRAMATKFAHLKLLLRHADPDFYQYLQEAGADDLFFCYRWLLLELKREFAFDDALRMLEVTWSSLPPDPPEHEVELVGPPSQVADTGFGGHRGRPVRQRHMLRPAGGGRAFEDAVDHLAMTSQGPSGGGRLLRQASLDDLQQLRDNTGPRRDPLVQLPRPAALISCKSLSEPLLNSPDPLLSSSSHPDSPSSSSPPSTQEASPAGDMAAGSPSMPELGSPQDPGKSLPPSPPLGLPPPQEFGRGNPFMLFLCLAILLEHRDHIMRNGLDYNELAMHFDRLVRKHHLGRVLRRAKALFADYLQSEVWDSEEGAEATAPS
- the TBC1D25 gene encoding TBC1 domain family member 25 isoform X1; this translates as MAMASGSSDLVGSGAPPPGGGAQAAAAAAEEEEREVVRVRVKKCESCLPPEFRSFAVDPQITSLDVLQHILIRAFDLNGKKNFGINYLGRDRLGQEAYLSLLSDWDLSMAFATASKPYLQLRVDIRPTEDSPLLEDWDIISPKDVIGSDVLLAEKRSSLTTAALPFTQSILSQVGRTLSKVQQVLSWSYGEDVKPFKPPLSDAEFHTYLNHEGQLSRPEELRLRIYHGGVEPSLRKVVWRYLLNVYPDGLTGRERMDYMKRKSREYEQLKSEWAQRASPEDLEFIRSTVLKDVLRTDRAHPYYAGPEDGPHLRALHDLLTTYAVTHPQVSYCQGMSDLASPILAVMDHEGHAFVCFCGIMKRLSANFHPDGRAMATKFAHLKLLLRHADPDFYQYLQEAGADDLFFCYRWLLLELKREFAFDDALRMLEVTWSSLPPDPPEHEVELVGPPSQVADTGFGGHRGRPVRQRHMLRPAGGGRAFEDAVDHLAMTSQGPSGGGRLLRQASLDDLQQLRDNTGPRRDPLVQLPRPAALISCKSLSEPLLNSPDPLLSSSSHPDSPSSSSPPSTQEASPAGDMAAGSPSMPELGSPQDPGKSLPPSPPLGLPPPQEFGRGNPFMLFLCLAILLEHRDHIMRNGLDYNELAMHFDRLVRKHHLGRVLRRAKALFADYLQSEVWDSEEGAEATAPS